GATAGGACAAGCCGCGCGAGCGTAGGCAAACGAGCCGGCGGGCCCGTCTGAGACCGCGATTACGGCTACCTTTGCCTACCTCACCGGTAGGTGAAGACGAACCCGCCCTCGACGTTCGGGGCTGGGCGGTGCACCATCTCGGCCTCGACGGTGAAGCCGGCGGCGTCCAGCCAGGCCGCGACCCGATCCGGTGGGCGGCGGTGAAGCCTCAGACGGGTGCACCGGGCCAAGTCTGGATCAGCCGATCAAGTGGCCTTATCCTGCCGCAATGCAGCAGACGTGGCGGGTGTCGTTAGTGGGGCGGGCTTTCGGCATCGTCGTTCTGGTTCTGGCCGGCATCGTCGCCTCGGCCATCATCGTCAGCGGGCTCGATCTTGCCACGAAGATCGTCTCTGTGGCTATTATCGTGGGCTTCGCGGCTTATGCCTACGTGAACGCATTGCGCCCATCGATCACGTTGACCAATTCCGAGCTGGTGATCCGGAACAAGTTCAAGACGTACCGGATCGATCTCAATACGATCGCGCGAGTGGACGCCGGCTATTACGGCATAGGCGTGCAGACAAGCCACGGTCAGGTGGTCCATGGTTGGGCTGTCCAGAAGTCGAACCTCGCCCGATGGCTTGGCCGGCGGACCCGCGCGGATCTCGTCGTCGAGGCGATCGAGAAGGAGGTCACGGCCGCAGATGAGAGTCATCAGCCACGAGAACATTCAACCACCCATGACCGAATGTGATACGGCGCAGGGCAGGCGTTCGGGTCAGTTCTTGGCGTCCTTCGAGGGGAACGACGCTGGTGTGCCACTATCCGCTTCTGCCGAAGAGAGTGCGCCTGCGTCTCGGCGATGAGGCGCGGTTAGCCGATATCCCAGGACGCGAGGTGAGAGTCCCGCCCGCGCGTCATGCAAGGGCACGTATCAGTGCCGGGGCGGCCGCCGCGTCGGGGCTGCGAAATTCGCTGTCCGGTCGTCGGAGCACAGTGATAGAAAGCCGGGTGCACAAAATTCTCACGTTCCCTGATCATCTGCGGCTGATCAACGAACGGTCGGCCGCCTTCCGCGCTGCGGTCGCCGCGGCACCCAGCCTCGACATGCAGGTGCCGACCTCTCCCGAGCGGACGCTGTTCGATCTCGTGCAACACGTGGGCATGGCCCGCCGCAAATCGGCCGCCATCGTCGCCGCAGGGCCCGCGGACGCGCCCCCGGAGAAGTCGGCTTGGGAGGACGGCATGGGTGCGCCTCGGGAACGCGAGGCACTGCTGGCCTGGTGGACCGAGTCCGTCGAGCTAATGACGAGCGTGCTGCGTGAGGCCGCCCCGGATCGCGGTTGTTGGACGTGGTGGGGGGACTCGCCGTCACCGCAAACCTCTGGTGCCTGGGCGCGGCGACAGGTTCCCGAGATCGCGGTGCACACCTACGACGCCCAGCTCACGGTGGGTGCCCCGCAGCCGCTATCGGACGAGGTCGCCCTCGACGGTTTCGACGACTGCCAGTTCACCCTCTGCGCGACGACGGTCGCCTGGCCACACGAACCCGCCATCGTCGATTACCACGCCACCGAGGGCCACTCCTGGCGCCTTCGGCTTTCCCACGACGGCGCACAGGTCGCCCGCTTCACACCCGCTGCCGGCGAGGACCCCGACACGGCCGACGCCTCCGCCCGGGGCACGGCCAGTGACCTGGTCCTGTTCTTCTACGCCCGCATACCGCTGGATTCGCTGAAGTTCGAAGGCGACCGTCGTATCTTCGATCAGCTCGCCGCCTGGGACCCGTCCGTGTGACAACCGACGACATGCGATCTCGTGCACCCGGAGGCCGAGGCCGCAGCGAAGTCGCAGGTATCCGGCTCGGGTGTCTACGCTCGTGAACAACGCCCTCTTCTGCCGCTGACAGCGCGTCCGAGACGACCGGATCTGCCGAATACAGGACACTCGCTGGACGACTTATCCGAGGGATGTAGCTGGGATCCCTGTGGGAGCCGAGCAGCCCCGGCCGGCGAAGAACGCGCCGGTCGGGCGACCAGTGGCTGGGGCTGTTCCAGGCCCGCAGGCCCGCCGATAGCGACCGTTTCGGACCATCCGATCATCCCGTCCTACATGCGTGGGGTGCGATCAGGTGTCGCCGGGCGTGACGAGGCCGGTCTCGTAGGCCAGGACGACCGCCTGCGCACGGTCGCGGAGGGCGAGTTTGGCGAAGATCCGCGCCACGTGGGTCTTCACCGTCGCCTCGCTCAGGGTCAGCGCCTGGGCCAGTTCGGTGTTGGAGAGACCGCGGCCGAGGAGCGTCAGCACTTCCAGTTCGCGCGGCGTCAGCGCGGCGAGATCCCGGTGGATGGCGGGGGTCGGTCCGTCGCCAGCCGATTGGTCCGCGCTGGCGAAGCGCTGGACGAGCCGCCGGGTTATCGAGGGCGCGAGGAGGGCGTCGCCGGTGTCGACGAGGCGTACGGCGGCGGCGAGGTGGTCGGCGGTGACGTCCTTGAGGAGGAAGCCGCTTGCGCCGAGTGCCAGGGCGGCGTAGACGTATCGGTCGAGGTCGAACGTGGTGAGCATGAGCACCCGGCAGCGGGGGCTGTACTCCAGGATGCGTCGGGTTGCCTCGAGCCCGTCCATCGTCGGCATGCGGATGTCCATTAGCACGACGTTGGGACGCAGCCGCCGCTCGGCCGCCACCGCCTCGGCGCCGTCAGCGGCCTCGCCGACCACGTCGATGCCGCGGGCGGTGAGGATCAGCCGGAAGCCGGTGCGGATCAGCTCCTGGTCGTCGGCGATGAGCACACGCGGCGAGGGCAAAGGCGCCGGACCGGGCGGTCTGGCAGGGTCGGGCTGGGCCTTCACGGGTGCTCCACCGGGATGCGGGCGCGGACCCGGTACCCGCCGCCGAGCCGCTGGCGGGCGTCGAGATCGCCACCGTAGACCGCAACGCGCTGACGCAGCCCCAGCAATCCCCGCCCGGCGCCGTCTCCGCCGCGCGGTGCAGGCTGGTCGCCCGTCAGCACGCTGGGACCTCTGGTGAGCACCTCCACCCGCAGCGAGTGCTCGGCGTAGCGGATCGTCACCTCCGCCTTCCCTCCGGCGCCGTGCTTCAGCGCGTTCGTCAGTGCCTCCTGCACGATTCGGTACGCGGTGACGTCGATCCCGGACGGCAGTGGCCGCGGCTCACCGGAGATCCGCACCTCTACCGGCAGGCCGGCGAACGCGATTCGGTCGATCAACGGGCTGAGCCTGCTCAGGCTGGGCTGCGGCGCCAGGTCGGCCCCGTCCGTGCCATCGTCGCCGTCCGCCGCGGGCGCCAGCAGGCCGAGCAGGTGCCGTAGCTCGGTCATCGTGGTCCGTCCGGCGCCCTCCACTGCCGACAGCGCCGCTGCGGCATCGTCGGGCATGGTCGTGAGCACCTCGCGCGCAGCGGCGGCCTGCACGATCATGAGGCTCACGTTGTGGCTCACGATGTCGTGCAGCTCCCGGGCGATGCGGGCACGCTCGGCGTCGACTGCGGTACGGGCCGCGCTCTCCCGCTCCCGTTCAAGGAGCCAGCCCCGCTCCTCCAGCGCCCGACGGTGCTCGCGCCGGGCCCGGACGAGTGCGACACCGAGCCATACCGCGGTCGCGCAGGCTGCGACGAGCGCGCCGACCAGCCACACCGCCCCCAATCCCACCCAAGCATTTTCGCAAACGCGGATCGGCGCCACATCATCCCCGGTGTCTAGCCGGTACATCCCTGGGATGACAGCCCCGGCGGTTTACATCCCGGGACCGACGACCGGGCGCTACCCGCGGCCATAGCGTGCTGCCATGACCATTGACACCTGCGTCGTGCGGCTGGACAACGTCCGCAAAGAGTACGGCGACACGACCGCCCTGGACGGCGTGTCGCTCGAGATCCGCACCGGTGAGGCGGTGGCGGTGATGGGCCCGTCGGGCTGCGGCAAGTCCACCATGCTGAACATGATCGCCGGGTTGGACCGGCCGACATCCGGGTCGGTGCGCGTCCACGACGAGGAGCTGGGCCGGCTGAACGAAACGAAGCTGGCGCTGTTCCGGCGGCACCGGATCGGCATGATCTTCCAGTTCTTCAACCTGCTCGACGACCTACCGGCGATAGACAACGTGGCGCTCGCCGCCCAGCTGACCGGTACCAAGGCAGGCCCGGCACGCAAGCGGGCCATGGAACTGCTCGACGAGCTCGGCATCGCCGACCGGCGCAACGCGTATCCGGCGGCCCTCAGTGGCGGCGAGCGCCAGCGCGTCGCGGTGGCCCGGGCCCTCATGAACCGCCCGGCACTGCTGCTCGCCGACGAGCCGACCGGCGCCTTGGACAGCCGCTCCGGCGAGCAGGTGATGGACCTGCTGCTGGACCTCAACCAGATCGGGCAGACCCTGCTCATCGTCACCCACGACGAGCGGCTCGCGACGCGGTGCGCCAGCCGCGTGGTCGAACTGGCTGACGGGCGGATCATCCGCGAACGCAGTCTGGAACGCGTATGAGTGCCGTGTGGCGGGCCTCGCGGGCGGCGGTTCGGCGACGTCGGGTGCAGACGTTCGTCATCGGCCTGGTCGTCCTGCTCTCCACCACGACGATCGTCGTGGCGCTGGCGCTGCTCGAGGCGTCCTCGGCGCCGTTCGACCGAGCCTTCGCCAGGCAGCAGGGACCACACGCGATCGTCGTGTACGACCCGTCCAAGGTCACCGACGCGCAGCTCGCCGGCCAGCGAACCGGCGTGACGGCCGCGGCGGGACCGTTCGGGCAGATCACACTCGACCTCACCGACGGCGGCGGGCCGGGCCCACAGGGTCCGCTGACCGTCGTGGGGCGCGCCGACCCGGGCGGCTCGGTGGACCGCCTCAACCTCTGGCAGGGGCGCTGGCCCACGGCCCCCGGCGAGGTCGTCCTCAACCAGCCCGAACCCGGCGCAGACTCGAGCGGATTTCCGCCGGACAGCAGCGGGGAGGTGACCCTCGGCGGCAAGCGGTACACCGTCGTCGGCCGGGCCCACAGTCTCAGCCAGACCGCCGACGCCTGGGTGTCACCGGAACAGATGACC
The window above is part of the Micromonospora inositola genome. Proteins encoded here:
- a CDS encoding response regulator, which translates into the protein MPSPRVLIADDQELIRTGFRLILTARGIDVVGEAADGAEAVAAERRLRPNVVLMDIRMPTMDGLEATRRILEYSPRCRVLMLTTFDLDRYVYAALALGASGFLLKDVTADHLAAAVRLVDTGDALLAPSITRRLVQRFASADQSAGDGPTPAIHRDLAALTPRELEVLTLLGRGLSNTELAQALTLSEATVKTHVARIFAKLALRDRAQAVVLAYETGLVTPGDT
- a CDS encoding ABC transporter ATP-binding protein; the encoded protein is MTIDTCVVRLDNVRKEYGDTTALDGVSLEIRTGEAVAVMGPSGCGKSTMLNMIAGLDRPTSGSVRVHDEELGRLNETKLALFRRHRIGMIFQFFNLLDDLPAIDNVALAAQLTGTKAGPARKRAMELLDELGIADRRNAYPAALSGGERQRVAVARALMNRPALLLADEPTGALDSRSGEQVMDLLLDLNQIGQTLLIVTHDERLATRCASRVVELADGRIIRERSLERV
- a CDS encoding sensor histidine kinase, which translates into the protein MWLVGALVAACATAVWLGVALVRARREHRRALEERGWLLERERESAARTAVDAERARIARELHDIVSHNVSLMIVQAAAAREVLTTMPDDAAAALSAVEGAGRTTMTELRHLLGLLAPAADGDDGTDGADLAPQPSLSRLSPLIDRIAFAGLPVEVRISGEPRPLPSGIDVTAYRIVQEALTNALKHGAGGKAEVTIRYAEHSLRVEVLTRGPSVLTGDQPAPRGGDGAGRGLLGLRQRVAVYGGDLDARQRLGGGYRVRARIPVEHP
- a CDS encoding maleylpyruvate isomerase N-terminal domain-containing protein — its product is MHKILTFPDHLRLINERSAAFRAAVAAAPSLDMQVPTSPERTLFDLVQHVGMARRKSAAIVAAGPADAPPEKSAWEDGMGAPREREALLAWWTESVELMTSVLREAAPDRGCWTWWGDSPSPQTSGAWARRQVPEIAVHTYDAQLTVGAPQPLSDEVALDGFDDCQFTLCATTVAWPHEPAIVDYHATEGHSWRLRLSHDGAQVARFTPAAGEDPDTADASARGTASDLVLFFYARIPLDSLKFEGDRRIFDQLAAWDPSV